The window GTGTTGGAGTGCTTGGAAGCGACCAATAGGTTGGCCGAACTGGCGCCGCTCCTTCACGTAACGGAGCGTCTCATCGAACGCGCGCTGCCCGATGCCGAGGGCCTCGGCCGCAATGATGAGCCGCTCACTGTTGAGGCCGCGTACCAGCGCACGCCAGCCTTGGTCGATTCCTCCGACGATCTCTTCATCGCCCGCATCGACATCCTCATAGCGCGTGATGTTGGTGTCGATATGTCCGAGCATGTCAAGCCGTTCGAAGCTGATGCCGCGCCGATCCATCGGCAGAAGAAACAGGCTCAGCCCTTGATGCTTCGGCACTTCGGTGTTGGTGCGGGTCACCACCAGAACCCAGCGGGCATGGTTGGCGTTGCTCGTGAAGGTCTTTTCACCGCTGAGCTGCCACCGCGAGCCCACCTTGCGCGCACGGGTCTTGACCGCAGCTGCGTCAGAACCGGTGTCGGGCTCGGTGATGGCGATGGACAGGATGTCGCCGGCTGCGACGCCGGGCAACACGGCACGTTTCTGCTCTTCTGACCCGTACTTGATCAGCGCCTGCAGTGTGATCACCGTGGTCAGGTAGCCTCCGACCGGGACGCGATGGTAGGCCAGGCGCTCGGTCAGAAGCGCGACCTCGGACAGTGTTCCCCCGACCCCGCCGTACTCCTCGGGGATTGTCAGCCCGAGCCACCCGGTGCTGGCGAGCTTGGCATACAGCTCGTCATTGTGGGCGACGGTCCCGCCCTTGGTCAGCTCGCGGAGCTTGTGCGGGGGGCATTCGCGCTGGCAGAAGCCATCGACGGCTTCGACGAACGCCGACTGCTCCGGTGTCAGCTTTCCGCGGAACGTGAGCATTCGGAACTCCCTTGCTTGTTTCGGTCATGACGACAATCCGGCGACTACCCGCCCCTCGTGCGGAGCAGCTGGCACGCGCGCAGTCCTGCGCTTCCCGGTTCAGTAGGCAGCGAGACCGACGCGCTTTGCCTTATAATCAGTACTACGATAAGGTGTGGGCCGCAAGGGTGCAAGCGTCAGCGCTACTGGAGGTTCGATGGCTATCACCGTAGGTGACACGAAGTTCGTCCGCGTCGAGGTGAAAAACGGTGTCGCGCTATTGACGGTGGACCGCCCGCCGGCTAATGCGCTGGATCTGCAAGTGGTGCAAGAGATCAGCGCGGCGGCCTCGGAGGCGGCGTCACAGGCCGAGGTCGGTGCCATCGTGATCACCGGACACGGAAAACAATTTGTCGCCGGCGCCGACATCAAGATGATGCGCGACATCGATCTCGCCGGGTTTGCGTATTTCGTCAACGCGATTCAACGCGCCCTCAACGATCTGGAAGCCCTGCCGTTGCCCGTGATCGCAGCGGTCAACGGTAATGCCATGGGCGGTGGCCTCGAACTCGCCCTCGCCTGCGACCTGCGGTTCGCGGGCGAACACGTGCGGCTCGGTGTTCCCGAAGTTCGTCTGGGCCTGCTTCCCGGTGCCGGAGGAACGCAGCGGCTATGCGAGACGATCGGCAAGGGTCGTGCCCTAGAATTGCTCTACACCGGCCGGCAACTGAGCGCCACCGAAGCCCATACGATCGGCCTGGTTAACCGAATCGTGGAGGGCGACCACGTCGTCGCCGAAGCCGTCGAATTCGCTCAACAGCTCGCGTCCGGAGCGCGCCAGGCCATGCGCCAAATCAAATCATGTGTTCTCGCACGACTGGACGGGGGCCGTTCCGCGGGCTTTCGGGCCGAGTCTGCCGGGGTTGTCGAGCTTTTCGCCGGCGAAGAGGCCAGGGTGGGCTTCGACGCCTTTATCAACAAGCGGACACCCGACTTCGGGTACGGCTAGGCAACACTCGCGTTTACTCCGGTTCCGGGCCTTGCCGACAACGCCGAACGTCCCGGCCACCGGTACGGACCAGTCCCCGCGCGACAGTACCCAAGTTTTGGGCATATCGATGGACCGTGGCTCCGTGCGAGGCGCGGAAACGCTGGAAAGGAGCAGTTGTTCGATGAGCAGTTCAATGGTGGAGTTCTCCGACGTCCTCTACGAGGTCAAGGATGCCGTCGCCCGCATAACGATCAATCGTCCGGAGAAGTTGAATGCATTCACGCCGCACACCCTGAGGGAGTTGACAACGGCCGTGCGACGTGCCGGCGAGGACGACGAGGTTGGGGTGATCGTGCTGACCGGTGCCGGTGAACGGGCATTCTGCGCAGGCGGTGACGTCAGCGTGGAGGATGAGAGCACGTTCAACGCCGGCGATGAGTCCTTCGACGAGTTGGTCAAGCAGCTTTACCGCGCATTTCGCGAGTGCCTCAAGCCGGTGATTGCCCGGGTGGATGGCTATGCGATCGGCGGCGGTCACCACATGGCGTACGCCTGCGATTTCACCATCGCGTCTGATCGGTCGGTGCTCGGACAGAACGGTCCGCGTGTCGCCAGTCCGGCCGAAGGGTGGCTGGTGAGCTACCTGTGGACGGTGGTGGGGATGAAGCGAGCCAAAGAAATCTGGATGTTGTGCCGGCGCTACTCGGCCAAGCAGGCGCTGGACTGGGGGCTCATCAACGCGTGCGTGCCGCCGGAGGACCTGGATGCCGAGGTCACGCGCTGGTGCGACGAGCTGCTGGCGCTCAGCCCGACCGTGCTGAAGCTGGTCAAAAAGTCCTTTGACGACTCGGTCGCGCCCATGCGGGAAGCGCAGGACCGGTTCAGCATTCTCAACCAGGTCAACCCCGACTTCTTTGCGTCGGGAGAGCAAACCGAAGGCGCCGATGCCTTCATGAATAAGCGCAAGCCCGACTTCTCTGCCTGGCGTTGACCATGACGCGCTCGACCGACAACGGCGACGCCGGCAGGATTCCGGGGGGACGTTGACGATGGAATTGGCGTACTCCGAGTCAGAGCTGGTCTTTCGCGATGAAGTGCGCGACTGGCTCACAGCCAACGTCCCGACTCACCCCTTACCACCGCCCTACACCGCCGAGGGCGTCGCCGCACATCGGGAGTGGGAGAAAGCCCTGTACACCGCCGGCTACTCGGCGCTGCACTGGCCGCAAGAATACGGCGGCGGCGGTGCCGACTTCATGCGCCAGATGTTGTTCGACGAGGAGTACCACCGAGCCGCAGCTCCGCAGCGGTTGAACCGGCTGGCCCTCGGACTAGCGGGCCCCACCATCATCGAATTCGGCACCACCGAGCAGAAGCGGCGCTGGCTGCCCGGGATGCTCAGCTGCGACGAGTTGTGGTGCCAGGGCTTCTCCGAGCCAGGTGCGGGCAGCGACCTGTCCGCCGTGCGAACTCGGGCGGTGCCTGACGGGGACGATTTTGTCCTCAATGGCCAGAAAATCTGGACATCGCTGTCCGCCTTCGCCGATTGGATGTTCGCCCTGGTCCGCACTGACCCTAGCCAGACGCGGCATCGGGGCCTGACCTACATCGTGCTACCGATGGACAGTGCTGGCATCGAGTTGCGGCCGATCCGCCAGTTGCACGGCGAGCCGGGTTTCTCCGAAGTGTTTTTCACCGATGTGCGCGTTCCCGCGAAAAACGTGATCGGAGAGATCGGCGACGGGTGGCGCGTGGCCATGGCGACGCTGGGCTACGAGCGCGGCACCGGTCTGGGCAACCACGTCCGCCTGTCCAACGACGTGCGGCAATTGGTCGACCTCGCCAAGCGCATGGGTGTCGCCGACGATCCCGTCCACCGAAACGAGATCGCCTCGCGATTCGCCGAGGCCGAGCTTTTCCGCCGGTACATGCAGCACATCGCCAGCCAACTCGCCGCCGGCAACGGCGTCGGTTCCAGGTCAAGCCTCGTCAAGCTGTATTGGTCGGAACTCGACAGCAGAATCCAGGAAACCGCTCTGCAGATCCTGGGCCCCTTCGCTGAACTCGCCGCTCCACAAAACTGCGCCGATGGAGCCGGGTTTCATCGCCGATACTGGCACGCTCGGGCGTCGCGAATCTTCGCCGGCACCAACGAGATACAACGCAACATCATCGGCGAGCGCCTGCTCGGACTTCCACGGGAGCCGCGGTGAACATCGACCTCACGCCAGACCAGAAGGAGCTGGCAGCGGCGGCGCGCGAATTCTTGCGCGCCGAGTGCCCTGCGTCGCGGGTTCGTTCGGCCTGGGATGCCGACTGCGCCGTCGACCGCTCCGGGTGGGCTCGACTGGCCGAGGTGGGGTTCCTCGGTGTCGTAGTGCCAGAACGTTTCGGCGGCCTGGGGCGCTCTGATGTGGAGCTCGCTTTGCTGCTCGAGGAAGCCGGCCGGGTAGCGCTTCCCGACCCGCTCCTGGAGACCGCCGTGGCGGCGCTGACGATCGCAGACTTGGGCAGCGACCGCCAGATCGAGCGGTGGCTGCCCGCCATCGCCGCAGGTGAAGTAGTCGCCACCATTCAGCCGCCGGGTACACCGTTCGCTGTCGTCGACGGCTCGTTCGACCTCATCGTGGTGGCGATCAAGGACTGTCTGCATGTCGTACCCGTGAGCAACTGCGACATCGAGTCCCACGAAGTCTTCGACCGCGCCCGCCGCCTGGCGACTATCCGCGCCGAAGCCACCTCGGATACCTTGTTGCCCGGCAGCACCGGACGGGCGGACCTTTTAGCTGCACGCGCCGCCGTGGCCGCCGCTGCCACGCTCGTGGGCATCGGGGCGCACTTAGTAGAAACAACGGTCGACTACGTGCGGCAGCGCGAGCAGTTCGGCAGACCGGTCGGATCGTTTCAAGCCGTCAAGCATCAACTCTCCAACGCCTATCTCGCCCTCGAGTTCGTCCGTCCAATGACGTGGGTCGCCGCGCACTTGGTCGCCAGCGGGTCAGACGAAGCCGCCACGGCAGCAGCGGTCGCCAAAAGTTGTGCATCCGAAGCGGAAAAGGCCGCCAACGACAGCGCGCTGCAGTGCCACGGTGGGATCGGATTCACCTGGGAGCATGACCTGCACCTGTGGCTCAAACGCGGGAAGGCACTGGAACAGGCGTACGGGACCCCGCTCGAACATCGTGCCCGAATCGCCCACGCCATCTTCGGCTCCTCGTCAGCGTGAAGGACGCCCCGTTCTGGCAGGTGCCCGATTGCGGTCATCCGTCAGTCCGGAGTGACACCGCAACGGGGTACACAAAGAGTAGACAAAGGTGAATCCGCGAGCTATGTGATTACCGAGGCATGTGTCGACGTTCTCGACAAGACATGCATCAAAGAATGCCCGGTCGACTGCATCTACGAAGGCGATCGGCAGTCAATGCTATGCCATGGTAAGGCCGCCGCTCACCGACAGCGTCTGTCCAGTGATGAATCCGGCGTCCTCGGAAGCGAGGAAGGCAACGGCGGCAGCGACCTCCTCCGGCCGGCCCAAGCGCTTCATCGGCACCGCCCGAGTCATCGCGCCGATCACCTTGTCTGCATCAGCTTGGGCTTCGATGATCTCTTGTAGAAGAGGGGTGTCGGTGGGGCCGGGGCAGACCGTGTTGGCGGTCACACCCGCGCGGGCGACCTCGCGAGCGATTGTCTTTGTGAAAGCGATGACAGCGCCCTTGGCTCCCGAGTACACCGACTCCAGCGACGAACCGACGCGACCGGCGTCCGAGCCGATGTTGACGATCCGCCCCCACCCCGCCTCAATCATTGCAGGAAGCACGTCATGCGTGGTGCGAAGCACGCCCTTGTAGTTGATCTCGATCACGCGCTGCCAGAACTCCTCGTCGGTATCGACGAACGGCTTGAGTTCGTCCCAGCCAGCGTTGTTGACCAAGATGGAGATGCGTCCCAAGTTTTGGCGAACCTCGTTCAGGCCCTCCTTCACCGACGCGGGGTCGGTGACATCGACAACGACAGGCACGGCGGTGCAACCTGCTGCGGTGATCGTCGCCGCGGTCTCCTTAGCCTCGTGATCGCGCAGATCGACCACCGCGACGTGGCGGCCTTGGCGGCCGAGTGCCAGCGCGATCTCGCGTCCGATTCCCCTGCCGGCGCCGGTGACCACCGCTACACGTGGCTGCATGCTCAACTCTCCTTACTCCGTTACGGATGTCGTAAGTCCCAAACCTTACAATGATCATCCCCTCGATATTGGGTTGTCGCCGAATTCACTCCATGACCGCGCCGGCCGCCAGCAGCATTTCGATCTGGTCCGGGGAAAGGCCGATCTCGTCGAGAATTTCGCGAGTGTGCTGACCGGGCCGGGTGACGACCGATCCGGGGGTTGGCTTCCACGCGCTCATGCGTGGGAGCGGGCCAACCAGGCCCGACGCGTCCAACACCCCCCTGCGCTGCGCTGCCTCGAACGCGTCGGGCAGTGACCTCACCGGAGCCACTGCGGTGTCGACTTGGTCCAGTCGGGCCAGCCAGTCCGCGAGGGACGTGGCGGAGAAGATCTGCTCGAATGCGGCCCGCAGCTCGCCCCACCGCGACTGGTCGGCATAAGCCGAGACCAGGTCGGGGCGGCCGAGCGCCGTGCAGAGGTTGGCAAAAAACTTCGGTTCCAGGGCGGCCACGGACAGCCACTGTCCGTCGGCCGTGCGATAACAGTCGTAGAAGGGCACCGCCCCCGACAGCAAGCCCCGACCCCACGACGGATCCGGCGCCGACGCCGCCGTCCACGACTGGACCACCTGCAGCAGACCGAGGAGCCCCTCGTACATCGATGCGTCGATGTAAGTTCCCTTGCCGCTGGCCTGACGGCCCTGGAGGCCGGCCAGGATGCCGAACGCCGCCAACAATCCTCCAGCGGCGAAGTCGGCGACCACGTTGACGGGTATGCCCGGACGCTGGCCATCGCGTGTGGTCGCCGACAGCAGGCCCGACTCGGCGATGTAGTTCAGATCGTGACCGGCGCGCATCG is drawn from Candidatus Mycolicibacterium alkanivorans and contains these coding sequences:
- a CDS encoding acyl-CoA dehydrogenase family protein; translation: MLTFRGKLTPEQSAFVEAVDGFCQRECPPHKLRELTKGGTVAHNDELYAKLASTGWLGLTIPEEYGGVGGTLSEVALLTERLAYHRVPVGGYLTTVITLQALIKYGSEEQKRAVLPGVAAGDILSIAITEPDTGSDAAAVKTRARKVGSRWQLSGEKTFTSNANHARWVLVVTRTNTEVPKHQGLSLFLLPMDRRGISFERLDMLGHIDTNITRYEDVDAGDEEIVGGIDQGWRALVRGLNSERLIIAAEALGIGQRAFDETLRYVKERRQFGQPIGRFQALQHGLAESAAKLLSTRLLVEHTAALLSSGEPAPGEASITKLQATETAKEVALQGMQFMGGMGYSMESEMQSYVRDTLVMTIFGGTSQIQKNIIAAQLGLSD
- a CDS encoding acyl-CoA dehydrogenase family protein, whose translation is MELAYSESELVFRDEVRDWLTANVPTHPLPPPYTAEGVAAHREWEKALYTAGYSALHWPQEYGGGGADFMRQMLFDEEYHRAAAPQRLNRLALGLAGPTIIEFGTTEQKRRWLPGMLSCDELWCQGFSEPGAGSDLSAVRTRAVPDGDDFVLNGQKIWTSLSAFADWMFALVRTDPSQTRHRGLTYIVLPMDSAGIELRPIRQLHGEPGFSEVFFTDVRVPAKNVIGEIGDGWRVAMATLGYERGTGLGNHVRLSNDVRQLVDLAKRMGVADDPVHRNEIASRFAEAELFRRYMQHIASQLAAGNGVGSRSSLVKLYWSELDSRIQETALQILGPFAELAAPQNCADGAGFHRRYWHARASRIFAGTNEIQRNIIGERLLGLPREPR
- a CDS encoding enoyl-CoA hydratase-related protein, with translation MVEFSDVLYEVKDAVARITINRPEKLNAFTPHTLRELTTAVRRAGEDDEVGVIVLTGAGERAFCAGGDVSVEDESTFNAGDESFDELVKQLYRAFRECLKPVIARVDGYAIGGGHHMAYACDFTIASDRSVLGQNGPRVASPAEGWLVSYLWTVVGMKRAKEIWMLCRRYSAKQALDWGLINACVPPEDLDAEVTRWCDELLALSPTVLKLVKKSFDDSVAPMREAQDRFSILNQVNPDFFASGEQTEGADAFMNKRKPDFSAWR
- a CDS encoding enoyl-CoA hydratase/isomerase family protein — translated: MAITVGDTKFVRVEVKNGVALLTVDRPPANALDLQVVQEISAAASEAASQAEVGAIVITGHGKQFVAGADIKMMRDIDLAGFAYFVNAIQRALNDLEALPLPVIAAVNGNAMGGGLELALACDLRFAGEHVRLGVPEVRLGLLPGAGGTQRLCETIGKGRALELLYTGRQLSATEAHTIGLVNRIVEGDHVVAEAVEFAQQLASGARQAMRQIKSCVLARLDGGRSAGFRAESAGVVELFAGEEARVGFDAFINKRTPDFGYG
- a CDS encoding SDR family NAD(P)-dependent oxidoreductase, which produces MQPRVAVVTGAGRGIGREIALALGRQGRHVAVVDLRDHEAKETAATITAAGCTAVPVVVDVTDPASVKEGLNEVRQNLGRISILVNNAGWDELKPFVDTDEEFWQRVIEINYKGVLRTTHDVLPAMIEAGWGRIVNIGSDAGRVGSSLESVYSGAKGAVIAFTKTIAREVARAGVTANTVCPGPTDTPLLQEIIEAQADADKVIGAMTRAVPMKRLGRPEEVAAAVAFLASEDAGFITGQTLSVSGGLTMA
- a CDS encoding CaiB/BaiF CoA transferase family protein yields the protein MSDPTGPLSGVRVLDLSALAPGPFATMLLGDLGAEVITVEAPAAARSGSGLGELPGYGGERARRQGINPLYRSRRSLVLDLKQPQALEIALQLAQRCDVFVEGFRPGTCERLGLGYDTVAARNPGIVYCSLTGYGQSGELSMRAGHDLNYIAESGLLSATTRDGQRPGIPVNVVADFAAGGLLAAFGILAGLQGRQASGKGTYIDASMYEGLLGLLQVVQSWTAASAPDPSWGRGLLSGAVPFYDCYRTADGQWLSVAALEPKFFANLCTALGRPDLVSAYADQSRWGELRAAFEQIFSATSLADWLARLDQVDTAVAPVRSLPDAFEAAQRRGVLDASGLVGPLPRMSAWKPTPGSVVTRPGQHTREILDEIGLSPDQIEMLLAAGAVME
- a CDS encoding acyl-CoA dehydrogenase family protein; protein product: MNIDLTPDQKELAAAAREFLRAECPASRVRSAWDADCAVDRSGWARLAEVGFLGVVVPERFGGLGRSDVELALLLEEAGRVALPDPLLETAVAALTIADLGSDRQIERWLPAIAAGEVVATIQPPGTPFAVVDGSFDLIVVAIKDCLHVVPVSNCDIESHEVFDRARRLATIRAEATSDTLLPGSTGRADLLAARAAVAAAATLVGIGAHLVETTVDYVRQREQFGRPVGSFQAVKHQLSNAYLALEFVRPMTWVAAHLVASGSDEAATAAAVAKSCASEAEKAANDSALQCHGGIGFTWEHDLHLWLKRGKALEQAYGTPLEHRARIAHAIFGSSSA